Proteins encoded together in one Pseudoroseomonas cervicalis window:
- a CDS encoding universal stress protein: protein MAGLKDILLHLDSSEASAERLRLAAMLARRHEAHLTGLFVIDLPWPVFAGDGAATAALSAAMRRARETAEVQAAQAEAAFRETLRREGLQGEWRRPEGDTAAVVALHARYADLVVLGQPQPGGAAPMAGLVLGEALFGSGRPLLVVPYAGRFEALGREVLVGWNASAQASRALHDALPLLQAAARISILSVNPERGPDAHGAEPGADIARHLARHGLSVTAEQLVTPEIAEADTLLNRAAELGADLLVLGGYGHSRLRELVLGGVTRRLLREMTVPVLLSH, encoded by the coding sequence ATGGCCGGGCTGAAGGACATCCTGCTGCATCTGGATTCGTCGGAGGCCTCGGCCGAGCGGCTGCGGTTGGCGGCGATGCTGGCGCGCCGGCATGAGGCGCATCTGACCGGCCTGTTCGTCATCGATTTGCCCTGGCCGGTCTTCGCCGGCGACGGCGCCGCCACCGCCGCGCTCTCCGCCGCCATGCGCCGGGCGCGGGAGACGGCCGAGGTCCAGGCGGCGCAGGCCGAGGCCGCTTTCCGCGAGACGCTGCGGCGCGAGGGGCTGCAGGGCGAATGGCGCCGGCCGGAGGGCGACACCGCCGCGGTGGTGGCGCTGCATGCGCGCTATGCCGATCTGGTCGTGCTGGGCCAGCCGCAGCCCGGTGGCGCCGCGCCGATGGCCGGGCTGGTGCTGGGCGAGGCGCTGTTCGGCTCCGGCCGGCCGCTGCTGGTGGTGCCCTATGCCGGGCGCTTCGAGGCGCTCGGACGCGAGGTGCTGGTGGGCTGGAATGCCAGCGCCCAGGCCAGCCGCGCGCTGCATGACGCGCTGCCGCTGCTGCAGGCGGCGGCCCGGATCAGCATCCTCTCGGTCAATCCGGAGCGCGGGCCGGACGCGCATGGGGCGGAGCCGGGGGCCGACATCGCCCGCCATTTGGCGCGGCACGGGCTGAGCGTGACGGCCGAGCAGCTGGTCACGCCGGAGATCGCCGAGGCCGACACGCTGCTGAACCGCGCCGCGGAACTCGGCGCCGATCTGCTGGTGCTGGGCGGCTATGGCCATAGCCGGCTGCGCGAGCTGGTGCTGGGCGGTGTCACCCGCCGCCTGCTGCGCGAGATGACGGTGCCCGTGCTGCTCTCGCACTGA
- the infA gene encoding translation initiation factor IF-1 produces MSKEDMIEFSGQVVELLPNAMFRVKLDNEHMVLAHTSGKMRKNRIRVLAGDRVNVEMTPYDLTKGRITFRFK; encoded by the coding sequence ATGTCGAAAGAAGATATGATCGAGTTCAGCGGCCAGGTCGTTGAACTGCTGCCCAACGCGATGTTCCGCGTGAAGCTCGACAACGAGCACATGGTCCTCGCCCACACCAGCGGCAAGATGCGCAAGAACCGCATCCGCGTGCTGGCCGGCGACCGGGTGAATGTCGAAATGACCCCCTACGACCTGACCAAGGGCCGCATCACCTTCCGGTTCAAGTAA
- a CDS encoding glutathione S-transferase produces the protein MSEARLLISSYNYSSWSMRGFLLCRMAGLRVRVETASPDDPQVRAELLSRSATIRLPCLVQGEVRVWDTLAIAEHLNEQHPEARLLPAEPLARARCRSVSGEMHAGFAALRASLPLNIRARRPGFRLWSGPRADIEHLESIWVDCLEAWGGPWLFGERASVADAMFAPVASRFLTYDVRLPGLAGVYQDRLLAWPEVAEWMQAAEAEPEAIEELEVEF, from the coding sequence ATGAGTGAAGCCCGCCTCCTCATCAGCAGCTACAACTACTCCTCCTGGTCGATGCGGGGCTTCCTGCTCTGCCGCATGGCCGGGTTGCGGGTGCGGGTGGAGACCGCCTCGCCCGACGACCCGCAGGTGCGGGCCGAGCTGCTGTCGCGCAGCGCCACCATCCGCCTGCCCTGCCTGGTGCAGGGCGAGGTCCGGGTCTGGGACACGCTGGCCATCGCCGAGCACCTGAACGAGCAGCACCCCGAGGCCCGCCTGCTGCCGGCCGAGCCGCTGGCCCGCGCCCGCTGCCGCTCGGTCTCGGGCGAGATGCATGCGGGCTTCGCCGCCCTGCGCGCCTCGCTGCCGCTGAACATCCGCGCCCGCCGCCCGGGCTTCCGCCTGTGGTCGGGACCGCGCGCCGATATCGAGCATCTCGAATCGATCTGGGTGGATTGCCTGGAAGCCTGGGGCGGGCCGTGGCTGTTCGGCGAGCGGGCCAGCGTGGCGGATGCCATGTTCGCGCCCGTGGCCAGCCGCTTCCTGACCTATGATGTGCGGCTGCCGGGCCTCGCCGGGGTCTATCAGGACCGGCTGCTGGCCTGGCCTGAGGTCGCCGAATGGATGCAGGCGGCCGAGGCCGAGCCGGAGGCGATCGAGGAGCTGGAGGTGGAGTTCTAG
- a CDS encoding dienelactone hydrolase family protein: protein MPEITIQASDGTGSFAAYLAMPKQVPAGAVVMIQEIFGVNHAMRALSDWVADMGFIAICPDLFWRQEPGVQLTDGSKEEWDRAFALMNGFDQQKGVEDLKATLAAVRVMPGCNGRAGTMGFCLGGRLAFMMATESDADCNISYYGVGIDGLLDGVPRVGKPLLMHIAELDRFVPEQARQAILSGVEGNGQIAAHVYPGVDHAFARMGGHSWDGRAATIANGRTAELLARCLG, encoded by the coding sequence ATGCCCGAAATCACGATCCAGGCCAGCGACGGCACCGGCAGCTTCGCCGCCTATCTGGCGATGCCGAAGCAGGTGCCGGCCGGCGCCGTGGTGATGATCCAGGAGATCTTCGGCGTGAACCACGCCATGCGCGCGCTCTCCGACTGGGTGGCCGATATGGGCTTCATCGCCATCTGCCCGGACCTGTTCTGGCGGCAGGAGCCGGGGGTGCAGCTGACCGATGGCAGCAAGGAGGAATGGGACCGCGCCTTCGCCCTGATGAACGGTTTCGACCAGCAGAAGGGCGTCGAGGACCTGAAGGCGACGCTGGCCGCGGTGCGGGTGATGCCCGGCTGCAATGGCCGCGCCGGCACCATGGGCTTCTGCCTGGGCGGGCGGCTGGCCTTCATGATGGCCACCGAGTCGGATGCCGATTGCAACATCTCCTATTACGGCGTCGGCATCGATGGGCTGCTGGACGGGGTGCCGCGGGTCGGCAAGCCGCTGCTGATGCACATCGCCGAGCTGGACCGCTTCGTGCCGGAGCAGGCGCGCCAGGCGATCCTCTCCGGGGTGGAGGGCAACGGCCAGATCGCCGCCCATGTCTATCCGGGTGTCGACCATGCCTTCGCCCGCATGGGCGGGCATAGCTGGGATGGCCGCGCCGCCACCATCGCCAATGGCCGCACCGCCGAGCTGCTGGCGCGCTGCCTGGGCTGA
- the yacG gene encoding DNA gyrase inhibitor YacG — MPPETPPRPARKPPACPVCGKPAEAAHRPFCSDRCRQVDLGRWLTGAYAIPAGPAEPEEEEGGDPPGRF, encoded by the coding sequence ATGCCGCCTGAGACCCCGCCCCGTCCCGCCCGCAAGCCGCCCGCCTGCCCGGTCTGCGGCAAGCCCGCCGAGGCGGCGCACCGCCCCTTCTGCTCCGATCGCTGCCGGCAGGTGGATCTCGGCCGCTGGCTGACCGGCGCCTATGCCATCCCGGCCGGCCCGGCCGAGCCGGAGGAGGAGGAGGGTGGCGACCCGCCCGGCCGCTTCTGA
- a CDS encoding flavin reductase gives MPVSRPDFREAMARLGAAVNVVTSDGPAGLAGLTASAVCSVTDEPATLLVCINRSSTQNAAFKANGVLCVNVLSAGQTEISNVFAGLTGATTGEERFRSGTWSRLETGAPALDGAAVSLDCVVEEVLEKGTHSVFFAAIRAIRLGEPGPALIWWQRDYHHLALPA, from the coding sequence ATGCCCGTCTCCCGCCCCGATTTCCGCGAAGCCATGGCGCGCCTGGGGGCGGCGGTGAATGTGGTCACCAGCGACGGCCCGGCGGGGCTGGCGGGGCTGACCGCCAGCGCCGTCTGCTCCGTCACCGACGAGCCGGCGACGCTGCTGGTCTGCATCAACCGCTCCAGCACCCAGAACGCCGCCTTCAAGGCCAATGGCGTGCTCTGCGTCAATGTGCTCTCGGCCGGGCAGACCGAGATCTCCAACGTCTTCGCCGGCCTGACCGGCGCCACGACGGGGGAGGAGCGCTTCCGCAGCGGCACCTGGAGCAGGCTGGAGACCGGCGCGCCGGCGCTGGATGGCGCCGCCGTGTCGCTGGATTGCGTGGTGGAGGAAGTGCTGGAGAAGGGCACGCACAGCGTCTTCTTCGCCGCCATCCGCGCCATCCGCCTGGGCGAGCCCGGCCCGGCGCTGATCTGGTGGCAGCGCGACTACCACCATCTGGCCCTGCCGGCCTAG
- a CDS encoding ribonuclease E/G → MAASLIHVSVSPGEQRTALTRDGVLEAAFIERPARPEGVGDVHVARLSARAPAMGGAFLAMAGGETGFLPDSEGAKGRHEGEWLRVAVSRAAQGGKGPRLALAPATPQEPLQGPVRLLARGPDAPLRLAGRHPDARLLTDHAATAARLRGALGPERVALTTRPAFSEELEEEFERLSGMAVPLPGGGRLTLHPTPALLAIDIDAGSQAGGRDAAAHHALNAAALAEALRQIRLRHLAGAILVDMAGMKVSARQALLPGLKPLLAADPLLRLIGLTGLGLLELQRRRVHTPLHEVLGHPPSPLTRGLAALRRGLRDAAARPGAAWALTAHPAVLAALRDWPGALDEFAARAGPLALRADPLCAAGQEHIHAA, encoded by the coding sequence ATGGCTGCGTCCCTGATCCATGTCTCCGTCTCGCCCGGCGAGCAGCGCACGGCGCTGACCCGGGACGGGGTGCTGGAGGCCGCCTTCATCGAGCGCCCGGCGCGGCCCGAGGGGGTGGGGGATGTCCATGTCGCCCGCCTCTCCGCCCGCGCCCCGGCCATGGGCGGCGCCTTCCTGGCCATGGCGGGCGGCGAGACCGGTTTTTTGCCGGATAGCGAGGGCGCCAAGGGACGGCATGAGGGGGAATGGCTGCGCGTGGCCGTCTCCCGCGCCGCCCAGGGCGGCAAGGGGCCGCGCCTCGCCCTGGCGCCCGCCACCCCGCAGGAACCGCTCCAGGGCCCTGTGCGGCTGCTGGCGCGGGGCCCCGACGCGCCGCTGCGCCTGGCGGGCCGGCACCCCGACGCCCGGCTGCTGACCGACCACGCCGCCACCGCCGCCCGGCTGCGCGGCGCGCTGGGTCCGGAGCGCGTTGCCCTGACCACCCGCCCGGCCTTCTCCGAGGAACTCGAAGAAGAATTCGAGCGGCTGTCCGGCATGGCGGTGCCGCTGCCGGGCGGCGGGCGGCTGACCCTGCACCCGACCCCGGCGCTGCTCGCCATCGACATCGATGCCGGCTCCCAGGCCGGTGGCCGCGACGCCGCCGCGCATCACGCGCTGAACGCCGCCGCCCTGGCCGAGGCGCTGCGCCAGATCCGCCTGCGCCACCTGGCCGGCGCCATCCTGGTCGACATGGCCGGCATGAAGGTGTCCGCGCGCCAGGCGCTGCTGCCGGGGCTGAAGCCGCTGCTGGCCGCCGACCCGCTGCTGCGGCTGATCGGGCTGACCGGACTCGGCCTGCTGGAGCTGCAGCGCCGCCGGGTCCACACCCCGCTGCATGAGGTGCTGGGCCACCCGCCCTCCCCCCTCACCCGCGGCCTGGCGGCGCTGCGGCGCGGGCTGCGCGACGCCGCCGCCCGGCCCGGCGCCGCCTGGGCGCTGACCGCCCACCCCGCCGTGCTGGCCGCGCTGCGCGACTGGCCCGGCGCGCTCGACGAATTCGCGGCCCGGGCGGGCCCCCTGGCGCTGCGCGCCGACCCGCTCTGCGCCGCCGGACAGGAGCACATCCATGCCGCCTGA
- a CDS encoding polyhydroxyalkanoate depolymerase — protein sequence MMYQLYQAQQDLLTPFRQMAKGTGAWLRLFDTGRPETFGLRQVTAALELFGSSGITHERPSFGFTSVRVGNEEVAVEETPILSTPFGTLLHFRKAIDTPQPRILVVAPMSGHFATLLRGTVQVLLPDNDVYITDWTNARDVPLSAGRFGFDEFVDHVIRFQEEIGPGGHVLAVCQPAVPVLAAVALMSEDRNPATPRSMVLMAGPIDTRISPTKVNALAQEHPISWFEQHLIDTVPWRLKGGGRRVYPGALQLTAFMSMNLNRHVNAHLEQFRNLVGGDSELADAHRRFYDEYLAVMDLPAEFYLETVQKVFQEHHLPLGKLMHRDRLVKPEAIRRTHLLTVEGERDDICAVGQTAAALDLCSNLPHTMKRNHLQIGAGHYGVFSGRRWTNEVYPLVRQLIAEAG from the coding sequence ATGATGTATCAGCTCTATCAGGCCCAGCAGGACCTGCTCACCCCGTTCCGGCAGATGGCCAAGGGAACGGGCGCTTGGCTGCGCCTGTTCGATACCGGCCGGCCCGAGACCTTCGGCCTTCGCCAGGTCACCGCGGCGCTGGAATTGTTCGGCAGCAGCGGCATCACCCATGAACGCCCCTCCTTCGGCTTCACCAGCGTGCGCGTGGGCAATGAGGAGGTCGCGGTCGAGGAGACCCCGATCCTCTCCACCCCCTTCGGCACGCTGCTGCATTTCCGCAAGGCGATCGACACGCCGCAGCCGCGCATCCTGGTGGTGGCGCCGATGTCGGGCCATTTCGCCACCCTGCTGCGCGGCACGGTGCAGGTGCTGCTGCCCGACAATGACGTCTACATCACCGACTGGACCAATGCGCGCGACGTGCCGCTCTCGGCCGGGCGCTTCGGCTTCGACGAATTCGTCGACCATGTGATCCGCTTCCAGGAGGAGATCGGCCCCGGCGGCCATGTGCTGGCCGTCTGCCAGCCCGCCGTGCCGGTGCTGGCCGCCGTCGCCCTGATGTCGGAGGACCGCAACCCGGCCACCCCGCGCAGCATGGTGCTGATGGCCGGCCCGATCGACACCCGCATCAGCCCGACCAAGGTGAACGCGCTGGCGCAGGAGCACCCGATCTCCTGGTTCGAGCAGCACCTGATCGACACCGTGCCCTGGCGGCTGAAGGGCGGCGGGCGGCGGGTCTATCCGGGCGCGCTGCAGCTGACCGCCTTCATGTCGATGAACCTGAACCGCCATGTGAACGCCCATCTGGAGCAGTTCCGCAACCTGGTGGGCGGGGATTCCGAGCTGGCCGACGCGCATCGCCGCTTCTACGACGAATATCTGGCGGTGATGGACCTGCCCGCCGAATTCTACCTGGAGACGGTGCAGAAGGTGTTCCAGGAGCACCACCTGCCGCTCGGCAAGCTGATGCATCGCGACCGGCTGGTGAAGCCGGAGGCGATCCGCCGCACCCATCTGCTGACCGTGGAAGGCGAGCGCGACGATATCTGCGCCGTCGGCCAGACCGCCGCCGCGCTGGATCTGTGCAGCAACCTGCCGCACACCATGAAGCGCAACCATCTGCAGATCGGCGCCGGGCATTACGGCGTGTTCAGCGGCCGCCGCTGGACCAATGAGGTCTATCCGCTGGTGCGCCAGCTGATCGCCGAGGCCGGCTGA
- a CDS encoding NAD(P)/FAD-dependent oxidoreductase, with product MQQQAYDAVVLGAGAAGLMFALQAGQRGLKVLVLDHAPQAGSKILISGGGRCNFTNRDTVPERFFSANPHFAKSALSRYRPAEFLALVEKHRIAWHEKTLGQLFCDGSARQIVAMLLAECAAASVDLRLSHRITGVSRAEEFRVETDKGAFTAPRLVLATGGLSIPKMGATGLSLDLARRFGLALTETRPALVPLTFAGAELELMRGLSGVALPAVARLGRHRFEEAVLFTHRGLSGPAILQISSAWREGQALSLDLLPGQDAAALLLAAKQARPRAAARTVLAELLPQRLAHSLAEAWLPDRIMAEQPDKALRQAAARLSQWSLTPAGSEGYAKAEVMLGGVDTAQLSSRSLEAKSVPGLYVIGEAVDVTGWLGGYNFQWAWASGTAAALAAAEQRAGLGAG from the coding sequence ATGCAGCAGCAGGCATATGATGCGGTGGTGCTCGGCGCGGGCGCGGCCGGGCTGATGTTCGCCCTCCAGGCGGGGCAGCGCGGCCTGAAGGTGCTGGTGCTGGACCATGCGCCGCAGGCGGGCTCCAAGATCCTGATCTCCGGCGGCGGGCGCTGCAACTTCACCAATCGCGACACGGTGCCGGAACGCTTCTTCTCGGCCAATCCGCATTTCGCCAAATCCGCCCTCTCCCGCTACCGCCCGGCCGAATTCCTGGCGCTGGTCGAGAAGCACCGCATCGCCTGGCATGAGAAGACGCTGGGCCAGCTCTTCTGCGACGGCTCGGCACGGCAGATCGTCGCCATGCTGCTGGCCGAATGCGCCGCCGCCAGCGTCGACCTCCGCCTGTCGCACCGCATCACCGGGGTCTCCCGCGCGGAGGAATTCCGGGTGGAGACGGACAAGGGCGCCTTCACCGCGCCGCGCCTGGTACTGGCCACCGGCGGGCTGTCCATCCCGAAGATGGGGGCCACCGGCCTGTCCCTCGACCTCGCCCGCCGCTTCGGCCTGGCGCTGACCGAGACGCGCCCGGCCCTCGTGCCGCTGACCTTCGCCGGCGCCGAGCTGGAGCTGATGCGCGGCCTGTCCGGCGTGGCCCTGCCGGCGGTGGCGCGGCTCGGCCGCCACCGCTTCGAGGAGGCGGTACTGTTCACCCATCGCGGCCTGTCGGGCCCGGCCATCCTGCAGATCTCCTCCGCCTGGCGGGAGGGGCAGGCGCTGAGCCTGGACCTGCTGCCCGGCCAGGATGCCGCGGCGCTGCTGCTGGCCGCCAAGCAGGCGCGGCCGCGCGCCGCCGCCCGCACCGTGCTGGCCGAGCTGCTGCCGCAGCGCCTGGCCCATTCCCTGGCCGAGGCCTGGCTGCCCGACCGCATCATGGCCGAGCAGCCGGACAAGGCGCTGCGCCAGGCCGCCGCGCGCCTGTCGCAATGGAGCCTGACGCCAGCCGGCAGCGAGGGCTATGCCAAGGCCGAGGTGATGCTGGGCGGCGTCGACACCGCCCAGCTCTCCTCCCGCAGCCTGGAGGCGAAATCCGTGCCCGGCCTTTACGTGATCGGCGAGGCGGTGGACGTCACCGGCTGGCTCGGCGGCTACAATTTCCAATGGGCCTGGGCCAGCGGCACGGCGGCGGCGCTGGCCGCGGCGGAGCAGCGGGCCGGCCTGGGGGCCGGCTAG
- the hisD gene encoding histidinol dehydrogenase, producing the protein MIRLSTADAGFEAGFRALLDTARETTAKVDAAVAGIIAEVREQGDAALLAMTARYDRWQPATAAALRVTEAEIDAARAACAPELLDALDLAATRIERFHAAQLPRDVELDDPLGLTLGLRWGPVDAVGLYVPGGKAAYPSSVLMNAIPARVAGVPRIAICVPTPDGALNNLVLAAAHRAGVTEIFRVGGAQAIAALAWGTESIAPVDRVAGPGNAYVAEAKRQVFGRVGIDSIAGPSEVVVLADASQNPRLIAMDLLAQAEHDESAQSILITTSAQMANAVEHAVEEALLTLPRAAIAGESWRRHGAVIVVRDWEEGAALTDRLAPEHLQVMVSDPAALFARIRHAGAAFLGGHCPEALGDYIAGPNHVLPTGRTARFASGLSVFDFLKRTSWVAAEPRGLDAIGPAAVALAEAEGLTAHARSIAMRLGQNAAPAATPAPLPGAE; encoded by the coding sequence ATGATCCGCCTCTCCACCGCCGATGCCGGTTTCGAGGCCGGCTTCCGCGCGCTGCTCGACACCGCGCGGGAGACCACCGCCAAGGTGGATGCCGCCGTCGCCGGCATCATCGCCGAGGTGCGGGAACAGGGCGATGCCGCGCTGCTGGCGATGACCGCGCGCTACGACCGCTGGCAGCCGGCCACCGCCGCCGCGCTGCGGGTGACCGAGGCCGAGATCGACGCCGCCCGCGCCGCCTGCGCGCCGGAGCTGCTGGACGCGCTGGACCTCGCCGCCACCCGCATCGAGCGCTTCCACGCCGCCCAGCTGCCGCGCGATGTCGAGCTGGACGACCCGCTCGGCCTGACGCTCGGCCTGCGCTGGGGGCCGGTGGACGCGGTCGGGCTCTATGTGCCGGGCGGCAAGGCGGCCTACCCCTCCTCCGTGCTGATGAACGCCATCCCGGCCCGCGTCGCCGGGGTGCCGCGCATCGCCATCTGCGTGCCCACCCCGGACGGGGCGCTGAACAATCTGGTGCTGGCCGCCGCGCACCGCGCCGGCGTCACCGAGATCTTCCGGGTGGGCGGCGCCCAGGCGATCGCCGCCCTGGCCTGGGGCACCGAGAGCATCGCCCCGGTGGACCGCGTCGCCGGCCCCGGCAATGCCTATGTGGCCGAGGCCAAGCGCCAGGTCTTCGGCCGCGTCGGCATCGATTCCATCGCCGGCCCCTCCGAGGTGGTGGTGCTGGCCGATGCCAGCCAGAACCCCCGGCTGATCGCCATGGACCTGCTGGCCCAGGCCGAGCATGACGAGAGCGCGCAATCCATCCTGATCACCACCAGCGCGCAGATGGCCAATGCCGTCGAGCATGCGGTGGAGGAGGCGCTGCTCACCCTGCCGCGCGCCGCCATCGCCGGCGAGAGCTGGCGCCGCCATGGCGCGGTGATCGTGGTGCGCGACTGGGAGGAGGGTGCGGCGCTGACCGACCGGCTGGCGCCCGAGCATCTGCAGGTGATGGTCTCCGACCCCGCCGCGCTGTTCGCCCGCATCCGCCATGCCGGCGCCGCCTTCCTGGGCGGCCATTGCCCGGAGGCCTTGGGCGACTACATCGCCGGGCCGAACCATGTGCTGCCCACCGGCCGCACGGCGCGCTTCGCCTCCGGCCTGTCGGTGTTCGACTTCCTGAAGCGCACCAGCTGGGTGGCGGCCGAGCCGCGCGGCCTGGACGCCATCGGCCCCGCCGCCGTGGCCCTGGCCGAGGCCGAGGGGCTCACCGCCCATGCCCGCAGCATCGCCATGCGGCTGGGCCAGAACGCCGCCCCGGCCGCGACCCCGGCGCCGCTGCCCGGCGCCGAGTAA
- a CDS encoding DUF1796 family putative cysteine peptidase codes for MVDVSRIVPLGQRCRLTHNLRRHYGFTTGYPFDWYILPLKGLLEILRQDLDPACIYREDMLEEQRDEAGRVRHIRHRRYGIIHEHDFDKAEDVVVPHWREQIPRAAARFASLAGRLREQRPGPPPLFVRERHGADKPEQLLALRERLAALQPGGFHLLAVNYHDGTVPEGIPAIRVQEKPGFGWRGDPEAWSAALEASGFRLAAPG; via the coding sequence ATGGTTGACGTGTCCCGCATCGTCCCGCTCGGCCAGCGCTGCCGGCTGACGCACAATCTGCGCCGCCATTACGGCTTCACCACGGGCTATCCCTTCGACTGGTACATCCTGCCGCTGAAGGGGCTGCTCGAGATCCTGCGCCAGGATCTCGACCCCGCCTGCATCTACCGCGAGGACATGCTGGAGGAGCAGCGCGACGAGGCGGGGCGTGTCCGCCATATCCGCCACCGCCGCTACGGCATCATCCACGAGCATGATTTCGACAAGGCCGAGGATGTGGTGGTGCCGCATTGGCGCGAGCAGATCCCGCGCGCCGCCGCGCGCTTCGCCAGCCTGGCGGGGCGCCTGCGCGAGCAGCGCCCGGGGCCGCCGCCGCTCTTCGTGCGGGAGCGGCATGGCGCCGACAAGCCGGAGCAGCTGCTGGCGCTGCGCGAGAGGCTGGCGGCGCTGCAGCCGGGCGGCTTCCACCTGCTGGCGGTGAACTATCACGACGGCACGGTGCCGGAGGGCATCCCCGCCATCCGGGTGCAGGAGAAGCCCGGCTTCGGCTGGCGTGGCGATCCGGAGGCCTGGTCCGCCGCGCTGGAGGCCAGCGGCTTCCGCCTGGCCGCGCCGGGCTGA
- a CDS encoding NUDIX hydrolase encodes MQNEVVTLSSRVAYENRWLRVREDRIRRADGSDGLYGVVERSDFVVLLPWQDGCLTLVEQYRYPIRARQWELPMGTWEQAPGTDPALLAAAELREETGLIAARLQPIGSILQGPGYCSQRGHVFLATGLTQGPTEREASEQDMICRALPLAEVEAMARDGVLQDACSLAALALARLKGVFGP; translated from the coding sequence ATGCAGAACGAGGTCGTCACGCTGAGCAGCCGCGTGGCCTATGAAAACCGCTGGCTGCGCGTGCGTGAGGACCGCATCCGCCGCGCCGATGGCTCGGACGGGCTCTATGGCGTGGTGGAGCGCAGCGATTTCGTCGTGCTGCTGCCCTGGCAGGATGGTTGCCTCACCCTGGTCGAGCAGTACCGCTACCCGATCCGCGCCCGGCAATGGGAGCTGCCGATGGGCACCTGGGAACAGGCCCCCGGCACCGACCCCGCCTTGCTGGCCGCGGCCGAGCTGCGCGAGGAGACCGGTCTCATCGCCGCCCGGCTGCAGCCGATCGGCAGCATCCTGCAGGGGCCCGGCTATTGCAGCCAGCGCGGCCATGTCTTCCTGGCCACCGGCCTGACCCAGGGCCCGACCGAACGCGAGGCCAGCGAGCAGGACATGATCTGCCGCGCCCTGCCGCTCGCCGAGGTGGAGGCGATGGCGCGCGATGGCGTGCTGCAGGATGCCTGCAGCCTGGCGGCGCTGGCGCTGGCCCGGCTGAAGGGGGTGTTCGGGCCTTGA
- a CDS encoding nucleoside triphosphate pyrophosphatase, with the protein MAPDSLADAAAPPLGRQTPSRPPLVLASGSPRRLDLLKRIGVAPARVLPPDIDETPLKQELPRQLAGRLSQAKARAVMQAEPAALVLAADTVVGVGRRILPKAETEAQARDCLGLISGRRHRVYTGVALGLPDGRLLTRVVETIVTFQRLTAAQIEAYIASDEWRGKAGGYTIQDSAEAFVRFLSGSHSNVVGLPLHETAQLLRGIGWLRP; encoded by the coding sequence ATGGCCCCCGACAGCCTGGCCGATGCAGCGGCGCCGCCCCTGGGGCGCCAGACGCCCTCCCGCCCGCCGCTGGTGCTGGCCAGCGGCAGCCCGCGGCGCCTCGACCTGCTGAAGCGGATCGGCGTGGCGCCCGCCCGTGTGCTGCCGCCCGATATCGACGAAACGCCCCTGAAGCAGGAATTGCCGCGCCAGCTGGCCGGCCGCCTGTCCCAGGCCAAGGCGCGCGCCGTCATGCAGGCCGAGCCGGCGGCGCTGGTGCTGGCCGCCGACACGGTGGTGGGCGTCGGCCGCCGCATCCTGCCCAAGGCGGAGACCGAGGCCCAGGCGCGCGACTGCCTCGGCCTGATCTCCGGCCGCCGCCACCGCGTCTATACCGGCGTGGCGCTGGGCCTGCCGGATGGGCGGCTGCTGACCCGGGTGGTCGAGACCATCGTCACCTTCCAGCGGCTGACCGCGGCGCAGATCGAGGCCTACATCGCCTCCGACGAATGGCGCGGCAAGGCGGGCGGCTACACCATCCAGGACTCGGCGGAGGCCTTTGTGCGCTTCCTCTCCGGCAGCCATTCCAACGTGGTCGGCCTGCCGCTGCACGAGACCGCCCAGCTGCTGCGCGGCATCGGATGGCTGCGTCCCTGA